The Cumulibacter manganitolerans genome contains the following window.
AGATCAACAGTGACCGCAGAGGCGGACTTCATGGCTCTGAACTGGGAAAACACCGTAAAACTGTCATGATATAAAGTATCGGCAATTTTCGATGTTTGAATTTGCAGCAGCTGCGACTTATCGGTCGGAGGGTCGCAGGTAGGCCCGGGCGGTGGCGAGCTTGAGGAACATCCGGAGATTCCCGGCGCCCGTGCTAACGAATCCGTTGCGCTCGTAGAAGGAGATCAGGCCTTCATTGTCGGCGTCGACCACGATCACCGCACCGCCACCGCGCTCGGCAGCGTCAACGATCACTTCAAGGGCTTCACGGAGCAAGTGCCGCCCCCACCCCCGCCGCTGTTCGCGCAGGGAACGGTTGATCGCGAGCTTGGCCAGTAGCCAGCCGGGCGTGGCGCGCAGCATGCCCCGCTGCAACGGCTTGGGCATCGCGTCGCGTACCACCGTGGTGGGGCAGATCGCGAAGTAGCCAACCACTTGTTCCCTTTCGTGGCCGGCTTGTTCCAGTAGGACGTACACAGCGCTCGAGCCTGACTCGTTAGCGCGAAGCGCAGTATCGGTCAACCACGTGTTGTAGGCGGACTCCCCGCAGTCGAACCTCGCCAGGTCGAACGTTGAGTCAAGGGCAGCCAGCCGATAGGTGGGCTCGCTCACCGACGGATGATGCGCGGCAGCTGAGCTAGATCAGCAAGCTGCGGAGAGACATCAGCCGAATGCAGAGAACTCATCATCGAGTCGAACACTTCTGCCGACATCAGCGTGATGTCCGAACGCGCCACCACTTTGCGCGCCGCGCTGCGGACCGCTTCCTCGATAAAGGCCGTCTTGGAGACCTGTAGCAGGGCTGATGCGTCCAGCACTAGTCGTTCGGTCTCCTCGTCGGTACGAACCTCTAGCCGCCGCGTCTTCACGCTACTCATCGCAACCACTCCCCATCGCGCACTAATG
Protein-coding sequences here:
- a CDS encoding GNAT family N-acetyltransferase, coding for MSEPTYRLAALDSTFDLARFDCGESAYNTWLTDTALRANESGSSAVYVLLEQAGHEREQVVGYFAICPTTVVRDAMPKPLQRGMLRATPGWLLAKLAINRSLREQRRGWGRHLLREALEVIVDAAERGGGAVIVVDADNEGLISFYERNGFVSTGAGNLRMFLKLATARAYLRPSDR
- a CDS encoding type II toxin-antitoxin system TacA family antitoxin, producing the protein MSSVKTRRLEVRTDEETERLVLDASALLQVSKTAFIEEAVRSAARKVVARSDITLMSAEVFDSMMSSLHSADVSPQLADLAQLPRIIRR